A stretch of the Syntrophorhabdales bacterium genome encodes the following:
- a CDS encoding C40 family peptidase: MYPIYCSLILFLVCLFGPMTLCASIYGYVDETGSYHFTNIKPASRHYHVVIETKDAVLVQSQAIGRPWLNDEERSGLINQSKALLGVPYKLGGNSLSGIDCSAFVKRMFSSVDVVLPRTAREQYEVGRRISRGELTTGDLVFFRTRRNDLNPTHVGIYMGNDQFIHASALHQGGVRIDSLSSDFYNARFIGASRIRALPDAGSLRVMTVSR, translated from the coding sequence GTGTACCCGATATATTGCAGCCTGATCCTTTTCCTGGTCTGCCTTTTCGGCCCCATGACCCTTTGTGCCAGTATTTACGGGTACGTGGACGAAACCGGTTCTTACCATTTCACGAATATCAAGCCTGCCAGCAGGCACTACCACGTTGTCATAGAAACGAAAGACGCCGTCTTGGTCCAATCGCAGGCCATCGGCCGACCCTGGCTGAACGACGAAGAACGCTCAGGCTTGATTAATCAGTCCAAAGCTCTGTTAGGCGTTCCCTACAAGCTGGGCGGCAACAGCTTGAGCGGCATCGACTGCTCAGCTTTTGTGAAGAGGATGTTCTCTTCGGTCGACGTTGTTCTCCCAAGGACGGCGAGAGAACAATATGAAGTAGGCAGAAGAATCTCGCGAGGTGAGTTGACAACAGGCGATCTGGTTTTTTTCAGAACCAGGAGGAACGACCTGAATCCGACGCACGTCGGAATTTACATGGGTAACGACCAGTTCATTCATGCGTCAGCCCTGCATCAGGGGGGGGTCAGAATCGATTCTCTTTCATCAGACTTCTATAACGCCAGATTCATCGGCGCTTCCCGTATACGAGCCCTTCCGGACGCGGGAAGTTTGCGTGTCATGACAGTTTCCAGATGA
- the recB gene encoding exodeoxyribonuclease V subunit beta, with amino-acid sequence MMSVKPPESPQLTFEPLDVPLQGWNLIEASAGTGKTYALAGLYLRLLIEKGLSTGEILVVTFTKAATDELKSRIRARIKDALRAFAHGSDGDPFLAGLLSRTANHERSRRLLMDALRSFDESAIFTIHGFCLRALHAHAFESGCLFDTELVEDETDMIKEVIHDFWRIQFYQGSAQLFSCIRKYVDPKELLDLARLCVRDPFVRVLRGACTAGNAALQGLERDCSELFADAAISWGTSRQDIYHILANDPGLSRSIYTQKAVDRVVRELDSYFSSGYFLPVPDTLNYFCFDPPVRAGAVKKQASPPAHPFFKQCELLRSRLEEATVGCEREVAELRKELIGFVRRESSKRKLAKNVRAFSDLLLDLHGALEGEGGGELAAEIRKQYKAALIDEFQDTDPLQYAIFKRIYGHEGSAVFLIGDPKQAIFGFRGADLFSYIRASGDVAERFTLDRNWRSSEPLIRAVNSLFGRCEAPFLLEPVRYVPVKEGEVASAELTIKGSVDASPLKVWFLNRQDGKPLTRGAARQMLYRAVCAEIGRILEAGRRNEMHLGGRAVGAGDMAVIVRTNREAQGMQAALRRVNIPAVIYTGESVFTSEEARELERIAQAVSDPSDDGRLRTALATKMLGVTGDELAALMENEPLWDQWLTRFEEYRLLWSHAGFISMARTLLAREHVKRLLGSFPDGERRVTNLLHVLELLHRASTEEKLGMEGLLGWLAERRQSVGDVPPDEHQMRLETDELAVKIVTVHKSKGLEYPIVFCPFLWGDSKSEQPVFAYHPREEEYCSVVDVSVNPEEAAMECARTEQLAENIRLTYVALTRAKNRCYMAWGCIKDSETSALAYLLHGEASGGCNLSELGNHVKESPDQDLLAEIETIAQGSQGAIEIAPPPEEEVSPGLTSQQQPEFLTARSFTTGIELDWRVSSFSAITSGKEEAADVPDRDEGRTGEALPWEEAERVPEAEETSIFSFPAGATAGNCLHAIFERLDFACFESDNARALVSAMLNRYGFAPDWTDTVCLMVKDVLTAPLEKESSLTLSTLAPSHRIHELEFHLPLSLITPDALGTLFTSRAGRSTGSTGSLIRRLGFKPVKGILKGYIDLVFQHDRKYYLVDWKSNYLGPKAVDYGAERLEQVMAQELYTLQYHIYTLALHRFLELRIPDYSYTTHFGGVYYLFLRGIRPGCSEGIFFHRPSPDFIDSLGEYVSGA; translated from the coding sequence ATGATGAGTGTAAAGCCTCCCGAATCTCCTCAACTAACGTTCGAGCCGCTCGATGTCCCTCTGCAGGGGTGGAACCTCATCGAAGCAAGCGCCGGCACGGGTAAGACCTATGCCCTGGCAGGGCTCTATCTGAGGCTGCTCATCGAAAAAGGTCTTTCCACCGGAGAGATCCTGGTGGTTACGTTCACCAAGGCAGCAACGGATGAGCTCAAAAGCAGGATACGGGCGAGGATCAAGGATGCGCTTCGAGCTTTTGCACACGGATCAGATGGCGATCCTTTTCTCGCGGGTCTTCTGTCGCGCACAGCCAATCATGAGCGGTCCAGACGCCTGTTGATGGACGCTCTGCGAAGCTTCGACGAGAGTGCTATTTTTACCATTCACGGATTTTGCCTGCGGGCCCTGCATGCTCACGCATTCGAAAGCGGCTGCTTATTTGATACTGAGCTGGTGGAAGACGAAACCGATATGATCAAGGAAGTCATCCACGACTTCTGGAGAATTCAATTTTATCAGGGCTCGGCCCAGCTCTTCAGTTGCATCCGGAAATATGTTGACCCGAAAGAACTTCTGGACCTGGCGCGCCTCTGCGTCAGAGACCCTTTTGTACGCGTGTTGAGGGGAGCATGCACTGCGGGAAACGCTGCGCTACAGGGATTGGAGCGGGACTGCTCCGAGCTCTTCGCCGATGCCGCTATTTCCTGGGGGACGTCACGCCAGGATATATATCATATCCTCGCGAATGATCCGGGCCTCAGCCGGTCCATCTATACACAGAAAGCCGTGGATAGGGTCGTTCGGGAGCTTGACAGTTATTTCTCATCCGGCTACTTTCTGCCCGTTCCCGATACCCTTAACTACTTCTGCTTTGATCCACCTGTCAGGGCCGGCGCAGTAAAGAAACAGGCCTCTCCTCCGGCGCATCCCTTTTTCAAGCAGTGCGAGCTGCTGCGCAGCCGGCTGGAAGAGGCGACCGTGGGTTGCGAGCGGGAAGTAGCGGAGCTTCGCAAGGAACTGATCGGCTTCGTAAGGCGCGAATCGTCAAAGAGAAAACTGGCGAAGAATGTACGCGCTTTCAGCGATCTCCTGCTCGATTTGCACGGCGCCCTTGAGGGAGAGGGAGGAGGGGAGCTTGCTGCAGAGATCAGAAAGCAATATAAGGCTGCGCTCATCGACGAATTTCAGGACACCGATCCTCTGCAGTACGCTATATTCAAGCGCATCTACGGGCACGAAGGGTCAGCTGTCTTTCTCATAGGCGACCCCAAGCAGGCCATTTTTGGGTTCCGGGGAGCTGATCTCTTCTCGTACATACGAGCCTCGGGTGATGTGGCGGAGCGCTTCACCCTCGACAGGAACTGGCGGTCTTCAGAACCGCTCATCAGGGCTGTCAACTCTTTATTTGGCAGATGTGAAGCCCCGTTTCTTCTTGAGCCGGTGCGGTACGTGCCGGTTAAGGAGGGCGAGGTAGCATCAGCGGAGCTCACCATAAAGGGTAGCGTGGATGCTTCACCGCTCAAAGTGTGGTTCCTTAACCGGCAGGATGGAAAGCCGCTTACAAGAGGTGCTGCGCGACAGATGCTCTACAGGGCTGTCTGTGCTGAAATTGGAAGAATTCTCGAAGCAGGCCGAAGGAACGAAATGCATCTAGGCGGACGTGCTGTTGGTGCCGGAGACATGGCGGTGATCGTGCGTACTAACCGGGAAGCACAGGGGATGCAGGCCGCGTTAAGGCGCGTGAATATACCTGCTGTCATCTATACCGGCGAGTCTGTATTCACGAGCGAGGAAGCCCGTGAATTGGAGCGCATAGCGCAGGCGGTCTCCGATCCCTCCGATGACGGCAGGCTCAGGACCGCTCTGGCAACGAAAATGCTGGGCGTCACAGGAGACGAACTCGCTGCCCTCATGGAGAATGAACCTCTCTGGGATCAGTGGCTCACACGGTTCGAAGAGTACCGGCTGCTCTGGTCGCATGCGGGCTTCATCAGCATGGCCCGGACGCTCCTTGCGCGCGAACACGTGAAGCGGCTCCTGGGGTCGTTCCCTGACGGAGAACGGCGTGTGACCAATCTGCTCCATGTACTCGAACTTCTCCATAGGGCCTCAACAGAGGAGAAACTGGGCATGGAGGGGCTTCTCGGATGGCTGGCTGAGAGGCGCCAGTCGGTCGGCGATGTTCCGCCCGACGAGCATCAGATGAGACTGGAGACAGATGAACTGGCAGTGAAAATCGTAACCGTGCACAAGAGTAAGGGTCTTGAATATCCCATAGTCTTTTGCCCCTTCCTGTGGGGTGATTCCAAGTCTGAACAACCGGTGTTCGCCTATCATCCCAGGGAGGAGGAATATTGCTCGGTTGTTGATGTGTCTGTTAACCCGGAGGAAGCGGCAATGGAGTGTGCCCGAACAGAGCAGCTGGCAGAGAACATCAGGCTGACCTATGTGGCGCTCACGCGCGCGAAGAACAGATGTTACATGGCATGGGGCTGCATTAAGGATTCCGAGACGTCGGCGCTCGCGTACCTGCTTCACGGTGAAGCCTCAGGGGGCTGCAATCTGTCGGAGCTTGGAAATCACGTCAAGGAGAGCCCGGATCAAGATCTCCTCGCCGAGATCGAGACTATTGCACAAGGGTCTCAGGGCGCTATTGAAATAGCACCCCCTCCGGAGGAAGAGGTGTCCCCCGGGCTCACATCACAGCAGCAACCTGAATTTCTCACCGCCAGAAGTTTTACAACAGGCATCGAGCTGGATTGGCGGGTTTCCAGCTTTTCGGCGATTACCTCAGGAAAAGAGGAGGCGGCAGATGTGCCCGACCGAGATGAGGGGCGTACCGGGGAAGCTTTGCCGTGGGAGGAAGCTGAGCGTGTGCCTGAAGCCGAAGAGACTTCCATCTTTTCCTTCCCCGCAGGAGCGACAGCAGGAAACTGCCTGCACGCTATTTTCGAGCGGCTCGACTTTGCCTGTTTTGAATCGGATAACGCACGGGCACTGGTGTCTGCGATGTTAAACCGTTATGGTTTTGCTCCGGACTGGACAGATACTGTTTGCCTAATGGTTAAGGACGTCCTGACCGCTCCACTGGAGAAGGAGAGCTCTCTCACCCTTTCGACCCTCGCGCCTTCCCATCGTATTCATGAGCTGGAGTTCCACCTGCCCCTGTCATTGATCACGCCTGATGCGCTGGGAACTCTTTTCACCTCCCGGGCGGGCCGCAGTACGGGCTCTACCGGCTCTCTCATCAGGAGGCTCGGATTCAAGCCGGTGAAGGGTATACTCAAAGGCTACATAGACCTCGTCTTCCAGCACGATCGCAAATATTACCTTGTCGATTGGAAATCAAATTATTTGGGCCCGAAAGCGGTGGACTACGGGGCAGAAAGACTAGAACAGGTGATGGCGCAGGAGCTTTATACGCTCCAATACCATATCTACACGCTTGCCCTGCATCGCTTCCTGGAATTGCGGATACCAGATTACTCGTATACTACTCACTTCGGCGGCGTTTACTACCTCTTCCTCAGGGGCATCAGACCGGGCTGCAGCGAGGGCATCTTTTTTCACCGGCCTTCGCCTGATTTTATTGATTCTCTCGGTGAATATGTGTCGGGAGCGTAA
- a CDS encoding FAD-dependent oxidoreductase, translating to MQYPHIFTPGRIGTLVTTNRIKYAATETNFPFGDGFVSDREVAYMEAQAQGGAGIVTTQGAYMDERGEGKGFKGMMAAYDDRFIPGLSRIAEVIKKNGALSCFQLLHCGREGGVDLDYCLMPSVVPQKLSYFKPPREISVSQIRQSVIDHVRAARRAVDAGFDMIEISGIVGYLLSTFISRYTNKRQDGYGGNIRSRCRLMVEVLGAVKAEVGKNVPVGIRLCGLELLDDRGGNTLEESLESFRIAEEAGADYLSVTIGWHESSVPVITRDVPMGHWLWVAGKVKEAAKVPVMMAFRQFTPDVPEEAIASGTIDFWEACRPMIADPGLPRKIAEKKESEIIPCIACNLCFSRLYFHQPLMCSVRPTLGHEGETSWGYRGFAPAGRKKKVIVVGGGPAGLQCAAVAAQRGHKVTLWEKSAHVGGALLLASQVDEGAEELLRPVQYLEDACLKAGVELRTGYAATSEALAGEEADAIVITSGATESIPPGAGALPVFSPGNIIAGGITPSGNILILGGDGVALGVAVFLLRKGGAFNLFIVEEGAKLGRDVNPFYLWGYMRRLKEGKATLLRGCRLLAIDGTRARVSGAKGETILDVNAIVAAQRKPADWWSGALQGSKKEIYVAGDAKRPRRLNNAIHDGFRVGITI from the coding sequence ATGCAGTATCCCCACATTTTCACTCCCGGTCGCATCGGCACGCTCGTCACGACAAATCGGATCAAATATGCGGCGACGGAGACAAACTTTCCGTTCGGTGACGGCTTCGTCAGCGACAGGGAAGTGGCATACATGGAAGCGCAGGCGCAGGGCGGGGCAGGCATAGTGACCACGCAGGGTGCCTACATGGACGAGAGGGGTGAGGGAAAAGGTTTCAAAGGTATGATGGCCGCCTACGACGACCGGTTCATACCAGGGCTTTCTCGAATTGCAGAGGTGATAAAGAAAAACGGGGCCCTCTCCTGTTTTCAGCTTTTGCACTGCGGGCGGGAGGGCGGCGTAGACCTCGACTATTGCCTGATGCCATCGGTCGTGCCGCAGAAACTCTCCTATTTCAAACCGCCCCGCGAGATAAGCGTCTCTCAGATAAGGCAGTCGGTAATTGATCACGTGAGGGCTGCGCGGCGAGCCGTTGACGCAGGTTTTGATATGATAGAGATCTCCGGTATCGTGGGCTATCTCCTTTCCACCTTCATCTCTCGCTATACAAACAAGAGGCAGGATGGGTACGGTGGTAATATCAGGAGCAGGTGCCGGCTGATGGTCGAGGTGCTGGGAGCGGTCAAGGCAGAAGTGGGAAAGAATGTGCCCGTTGGGATACGCCTCTGCGGCCTGGAACTCCTCGATGACCGTGGAGGGAATACGCTGGAAGAGAGCCTGGAAAGCTTCCGCATAGCAGAGGAAGCGGGAGCGGACTACCTGAGTGTGACCATAGGATGGCACGAATCGTCTGTCCCTGTCATAACACGAGATGTGCCGATGGGTCATTGGCTGTGGGTAGCGGGTAAAGTGAAAGAGGCGGCAAAGGTTCCTGTCATGATGGCCTTTCGCCAGTTCACTCCCGACGTTCCGGAAGAGGCTATTGCGTCCGGTACAATCGACTTTTGGGAAGCCTGCAGGCCCATGATTGCAGATCCTGGATTACCGAGAAAAATTGCCGAGAAGAAGGAGTCGGAGATCATTCCCTGCATTGCGTGCAATCTCTGTTTTTCTCGTCTCTATTTTCATCAACCCCTCATGTGTTCAGTACGCCCGACACTCGGTCACGAAGGAGAAACCTCGTGGGGATACCGGGGGTTTGCGCCGGCAGGCCGCAAGAAAAAAGTGATCGTCGTGGGCGGAGGACCGGCAGGCCTGCAATGCGCTGCAGTTGCGGCTCAGCGAGGCCACAAGGTGACACTCTGGGAAAAGAGTGCACATGTCGGTGGCGCGCTACTTCTTGCGTCCCAGGTGGATGAAGGTGCCGAAGAACTTCTGCGTCCCGTGCAGTATCTGGAGGACGCGTGTCTGAAAGCAGGCGTGGAGCTGAGGACCGGATACGCGGCGACTTCCGAAGCCCTCGCAGGGGAAGAGGCTGATGCCATTGTTATTACCTCTGGTGCGACTGAAAGCATCCCGCCAGGCGCCGGCGCACTTCCTGTTTTCTCTCCGGGGAACATCATTGCCGGAGGCATTACGCCCTCCGGCAATATACTCATTCTCGGTGGGGACGGAGTCGCACTCGGTGTGGCTGTTTTTCTCCTCAGGAAGGGTGGTGCCTTCAATCTCTTTATTGTCGAAGAGGGAGCGAAGTTGGGAAGGGATGTCAATCCCTTCTATCTCTGGGGATACATGAGAAGACTGAAAGAAGGCAAGGCCACATTGCTCAGAGGGTGCCGCCTTCTCGCCATAGACGGGACTAGGGCCCGAGTATCAGGGGCTAAGGGGGAGACTATTCTGGACGTGAATGCCATAGTTGCCGCGCAGAGAAAGCCGGCCGATTGGTGGTCTGGCGCGCTTCAGGGTTCGAAGAAAGAGATCTATGTTGCCGGCGACGCGAAAAGACCGAGGCGACTCAACAACGCTATCCATGATGGTTTTAGAGTGGGGATTACAATCTGA
- the recC gene encoding exodeoxyribonuclease V subunit gamma translates to MSGLNVYTSNRMERLVEQLAGVVAVPLSSPLVSEVIVVQSRGMERWLSIQLAARLGVWANCRFPFPNRFMWEVLRAVAGNVTDLEILNPQVNAWRIMNILPGCLDREGFESLRFYLADGQHNLKNLQLAERIADVFDAYAIYRPEQALGWDRGIENHWQAQLWRLLFRGEGSAHRAGIWRSALEILCSWQQTPPARSADDSRGRGGLPERLSIFGIPTLPRYHLEIIKALANLIPVHLFLFNPSKEYWADIVPERKIVSIERAEAGKSSSGADLHFDVGNPLLASFGRLGRDFFRAVFDLQPEPSSDFIDPGEDSLLSAIQSDILTLRNRGQDSPQTAVKSADSSLQIHACHSPWREIEILYDRLLYLFETRKGLTPKDILVMTPAIEMYAPYISAVFDACQEKSKRIPYSIADRSLPSESLVIDIFLKITGLSRSRLQASEVMDILNADIVRDRFGLAAEEIDVIHRWIFDTRIRWGIDGEHRAAFGVPPFEANSWRAGMQRLILGYALRGDDESLFLSTLPYGVEGSDAMILGKFLQFLEQLFGTVRTLDKPRALAEWGDTLDSLRSAFITETAENAGDTQLLRNELKKLLHLQELSGFEQPVEIDVVRYYLSTRFQTEKRSAGFLTGGVTFCEMLPMRSIPFRVVALIGLNNDAYPREESPVVFDLIAQDPQPGDRSLRDEDRYLFLEALLSARDVFYISYVGQSIKDNSTIPPSVLVSELIDYCEQGFSSDKSSVTDFLITQHRLQPFNFSYFDSNELLLSYSQEDLETAIARTQPHQGAPPFIAAPLKEPPPEWKHVSIQDLKTFYENPARYFLRYRFGMYLEESDRLLEGEEPFTIDRLDQYALGGLLLKRALSGQELDHYLDVVRAQGILPPGVPGDLAFADLKRRVETYAEVIKPHIATLPLAPLAVDFEIGGFRVSGRLDNIWSSGSLFYRFAKDRGKYQFGAWIDHLILNMMGNPEYPRTSRCIATDKAWRFEPVENAATIIESLLRCYWQGLSEPLRFFPESSFAFAERIKRDHDIADATSAARAKWEGSPPSVRGEGEDPYLNLCFSGTALFDGPFGEVSRMLLDPLLERRQKA, encoded by the coding sequence ATGTCAGGGCTCAACGTTTACACCAGCAATCGAATGGAAAGGCTCGTAGAACAGCTGGCAGGGGTTGTTGCGGTACCTCTTTCCTCGCCCCTGGTAAGTGAGGTGATTGTTGTCCAGAGCAGGGGCATGGAGCGCTGGCTGTCGATACAGCTCGCAGCGAGGCTTGGTGTCTGGGCCAATTGCCGATTCCCTTTTCCAAATCGCTTCATGTGGGAAGTATTAAGGGCGGTGGCTGGTAATGTGACTGACCTGGAGATTCTGAATCCGCAGGTAAACGCATGGCGTATTATGAACATACTGCCCGGTTGCCTTGATCGGGAAGGATTTGAGAGCTTGCGCTTCTACCTTGCTGATGGCCAGCACAACCTCAAGAACCTCCAGCTGGCAGAGCGCATTGCAGATGTCTTTGATGCATACGCGATCTACCGCCCGGAACAGGCGCTCGGATGGGACAGGGGTATCGAGAACCACTGGCAGGCACAACTTTGGCGCCTCCTCTTTCGAGGAGAGGGGAGCGCGCATCGCGCGGGCATCTGGCGGAGCGCGCTGGAAATACTCTGCTCCTGGCAGCAAACACCCCCTGCACGCAGCGCGGACGATTCCCGCGGAAGAGGCGGCCTGCCGGAGCGCCTCTCTATTTTCGGCATACCGACTCTGCCTCGTTATCACCTGGAGATTATCAAAGCCCTTGCGAACCTCATCCCGGTTCATCTCTTTCTCTTTAATCCTTCGAAGGAATATTGGGCAGACATTGTACCTGAGAGAAAGATTGTCAGCATAGAGAGGGCGGAAGCAGGGAAGTCTTCCTCCGGTGCGGATTTACACTTTGACGTAGGCAATCCTTTGCTTGCATCGTTTGGAAGACTGGGACGGGATTTCTTTCGCGCTGTTTTCGACCTACAGCCGGAACCCTCGTCTGATTTTATCGATCCGGGAGAAGATTCACTGCTCTCGGCCATCCAGTCTGACATACTGACCTTGCGAAACAGGGGGCAGGACAGCCCTCAGACAGCGGTCAAATCTGCAGACTCTTCCTTGCAGATCCACGCCTGCCACAGCCCGTGGCGTGAGATCGAGATACTGTATGACAGGCTGCTCTACCTTTTCGAGACGCGCAAGGGCCTTACCCCCAAGGACATCCTCGTTATGACGCCTGCCATAGAAATGTATGCGCCGTACATCTCTGCGGTTTTTGATGCTTGTCAGGAGAAGTCGAAGCGAATCCCTTATTCCATTGCGGACAGGAGTCTCCCCTCGGAGAGCCTGGTCATAGATATCTTCCTGAAGATCACTGGTCTCTCGAGGAGCAGGCTTCAGGCCTCAGAGGTCATGGACATACTCAATGCGGATATTGTGAGGGACAGGTTTGGCCTCGCGGCCGAAGAGATCGATGTGATTCACCGATGGATTTTCGACACACGGATACGGTGGGGTATCGACGGAGAGCACAGGGCTGCTTTTGGTGTACCGCCCTTTGAAGCGAACAGCTGGAGAGCCGGCATGCAGCGACTCATCCTTGGTTATGCGTTGCGGGGGGATGATGAGAGCCTCTTTCTGAGCACGCTTCCTTACGGTGTTGAGGGGAGCGATGCAATGATACTCGGTAAATTTCTTCAATTTCTGGAGCAGCTGTTCGGCACGGTCCGAACGCTCGACAAACCGCGCGCGCTCGCTGAGTGGGGAGATACGCTCGATTCGTTGAGATCTGCCTTCATCACAGAGACTGCGGAAAATGCGGGGGATACACAGCTCCTGAGGAATGAGCTCAAAAAACTGCTCCATCTTCAGGAGCTCTCCGGATTCGAACAGCCGGTGGAGATCGACGTGGTGCGCTACTATCTCTCGACACGGTTTCAGACTGAGAAGCGATCTGCGGGATTCCTCACTGGCGGCGTTACTTTTTGCGAGATGCTGCCCATGAGAAGCATCCCCTTTCGAGTAGTGGCTCTGATCGGCTTGAACAATGACGCTTATCCGCGGGAGGAAAGCCCGGTTGTCTTTGACCTGATCGCGCAGGACCCACAGCCAGGCGACCGTTCGCTGCGCGATGAGGACCGGTATCTCTTTCTGGAAGCTTTGCTTTCCGCTCGCGATGTTTTTTATATCAGCTACGTGGGCCAGAGCATCAAGGACAACAGTACGATCCCACCGTCGGTGCTCGTAAGCGAGCTCATTGATTATTGTGAGCAGGGTTTTTCTTCAGACAAATCTTCCGTGACAGATTTTCTCATTACACAGCACCGACTACAACCATTCAATTTTTCGTATTTTGATAGTAACGAACTGCTGCTCAGTTACTCGCAGGAGGATCTGGAAACGGCAATAGCGCGGACACAACCACACCAGGGAGCTCCTCCCTTTATAGCAGCACCATTGAAAGAGCCGCCGCCGGAATGGAAGCACGTCTCGATACAGGACTTGAAAACGTTCTATGAGAATCCTGCGCGCTACTTTCTCAGGTACAGATTCGGGATGTACCTGGAAGAGTCCGATCGTCTTCTCGAGGGGGAGGAGCCCTTTACGATTGACAGGCTCGATCAGTACGCTCTTGGGGGCCTGTTGCTCAAACGTGCCCTGTCCGGTCAAGAGCTGGATCACTACCTTGATGTGGTGCGTGCGCAAGGCATTCTTCCTCCGGGAGTGCCCGGGGACCTGGCGTTCGCAGATTTGAAGAGGAGGGTAGAGACATATGCGGAAGTGATCAAGCCGCATATTGCCACGCTGCCTCTGGCGCCTCTCGCGGTGGATTTTGAGATCGGTGGGTTCAGAGTATCAGGCCGTCTCGATAATATCTGGTCGTCGGGGAGTCTTTTTTACCGTTTTGCAAAAGACAGGGGCAAATATCAGTTCGGGGCGTGGATCGATCACCTGATCCTTAACATGATGGGAAATCCCGAATACCCGCGTACGAGTCGCTGTATTGCCACGGACAAGGCGTGGCGCTTTGAGCCTGTCGAAAACGCGGCAACGATAATCGAATCGCTCCTCCGCTGCTACTGGCAGGGCCTCAGCGAGCCCCTCAGATTTTTTCCGGAATCTTCGTTCGCATTTGCAGAACGAATAAAGAGGGATCACGATATTGCTGATGCCACGAGCGCTGCACGGGCCAAGTGGGAAGGGTCTCCGCCATCGGTTCGTGGTGAGGGCGAGGATCCCTATCTCAATCTCTGCTTCAGTGGGACTGCGCTTTTTGACGGTCCTTTCGGGGAAGTATCACGGATGCTTCTTGATCCTTTACTGGAACGCAGGCAGAAGGCATGA
- the purM gene encoding phosphoribosylformylglycinamidine cyclo-ligase: MKGKTSYKDAGVDVGKADALIKRMKKRIQGTFNPFVLSPIGAFSALTEIPSGYKHPLLVTATDGVGTKLRIAFSLKKHNTVGIDLVAMSVNDVLTIGARPYFFLDYFACGKLDERIYAEAINGICAGCEMAGCALVGGETAEMPSFYPEGEYDLAGFVAAFVEKEKIIDGSAITAGDSVIGLASNGLHSNGFSLARKILIEKHGLGVRDKVSGLHGRVYDELLKPTKIYVKPVLALMDKVKIKGMAHITGGGLPGNVNRIIPDSLCAQLTVARETPDIFRVLQRLGGVTKEEMYATFNMGIGFVIVVKKADETRAIKELRSLGEDAFPLGAIVKTRSVKKVLITGNV, encoded by the coding sequence ATGAAAGGCAAAACGAGTTACAAAGATGCAGGCGTAGACGTCGGCAAGGCAGATGCGCTTATCAAGCGCATGAAAAAACGAATACAGGGGACGTTCAACCCCTTTGTTCTTTCGCCTATCGGGGCCTTTTCTGCGTTAACAGAGATCCCGTCAGGGTATAAGCATCCTTTGCTCGTCACGGCAACGGACGGAGTTGGCACCAAGTTGCGCATCGCTTTCTCTCTGAAGAAGCATAATACGGTGGGAATAGACCTGGTTGCTATGAGCGTGAACGATGTACTGACAATAGGCGCTCGTCCTTATTTTTTTCTTGATTATTTTGCGTGCGGCAAGCTGGACGAACGCATCTACGCCGAGGCGATCAACGGCATCTGCGCAGGATGTGAAATGGCGGGCTGCGCGCTTGTCGGCGGCGAGACTGCGGAGATGCCCTCCTTCTATCCCGAGGGCGAATACGACCTCGCAGGCTTCGTCGCGGCCTTTGTGGAGAAGGAGAAGATCATTGACGGATCCGCAATTACTGCAGGAGACAGCGTAATCGGCCTTGCGTCCAATGGACTGCACAGCAACGGATTTTCTCTTGCCAGAAAGATCCTTATCGAGAAGCACGGGCTCGGGGTGCGGGACAAGGTCAGCGGGTTGCACGGCAGAGTCTACGACGAGCTGCTGAAACCGACGAAGATCTATGTAAAGCCGGTATTGGCTCTCATGGACAAGGTCAAGATCAAAGGGATGGCCCATATTACCGGCGGAGGCCTGCCCGGTAATGTGAACAGGATTATCCCGGACAGTCTCTGCGCGCAGCTCACGGTCGCACGAGAAACACCTGATATTTTCAGAGTGCTCCAGAGGCTCGGTGGTGTTACCAAAGAGGAGATGTACGCGACGTTTAACATGGGTATAGGTTTTGTGATTGTGGTCAAAAAGGCTGACGAAACACGCGCAATCAAGGAGCTGCGCTCACTGGGTGAAGATGCGTTTCCGCTCGGGGCCATAGTAAAGACCAGGAGCGTAAAAAAAGTACTGATCACCGGCAACGTATAG